In Streptomyces sp. NBC_00704, a genomic segment contains:
- a CDS encoding YlxR family protein — MSGRTRTGACPERTCVGCRKRAAKTELLRIVAIKDACVPDPRGTLPGRGAYLHPAPVCLDQAVRRRAFTRALRAPGTLDTNALRQYVEQTNVAEQAAP; from the coding sequence GTGTCTGGCCGGACGCGCACCGGAGCATGCCCTGAACGCACCTGTGTGGGGTGCCGGAAGCGGGCGGCCAAGACGGAGCTGCTGCGCATCGTGGCGATCAAGGACGCATGCGTCCCCGATCCTCGCGGTACGCTGCCCGGCCGGGGTGCGTATCTGCATCCCGCCCCGGTCTGTCTCGACCAGGCGGTGCGCCGCCGGGCGTTCACGAGGGCGTTGCGAGCCCCGGGAACGCTCGACACCAACGCGTTGCGCCAGTACGTCGAGCAGACGAACGTCGCCGAACAGGCGGCACCGTAA